The window CTTAGATAGGCTATACCATACCCTATTTATCTGCCTTTTAAAAATCCTTTTGGTCGTCATGAGTAAGGCGCGGTATCACTAGTTTCAATCGTTCTGCAATTATTTTcgataaaattttaaaatcggtATTTAAAAGAGTTATGGGACGGTAGTTTTCGACCATAAGTGGGTCTTTATCGGGTTTGGGAATTAATGTTATTATGCCGTTTCTTTGCGAACCGCTTAACAAACCCGTTTTAAGCGCATGATTTGTGGATTTTATAAATGCCCCTCCATTTTCTTCCCAAAAGGTACTTAATCCATCGTAACCTGGTGATTTATTTTTCCCCATTTTTCGTAACGCTTCATAGCACTCCGTCTTGGATATTTCTTTCCCCAAAAAGGCCTCTTCCTCCTCGCTAATTCGCGGTAGCTGCGCCACGCGGATATGGGAATCTATTTGCTTAGTATCCGTTGGTCTGCTTGAATATAGCTTTTGATACTCTTTGAGTGTGGTCATTATTTCCCTGTGGTCCGCAATGACTAGCCCGCTTTGTTTTAGTCGAACGAATTACgttttttatttctcttttctaggcttaaaaaatattttgtattttttcccGGTTCTCGGCCCAGTTTGTTCGGCGCACGATAGCTGCCCTCGTTTTGCCCTCCATAAGTCTCGTATCTTATGTTGTAAGCTGACTTCGCCCGAATCAATGCGCCGCTGGGTTGCTTTAAGTAATTTTTCTATTCGATCTTTTTCTTTGGTTTGCGGTGTTCTTTTCTCGGCGgcatgtttaataaatttcccTCGCAACCAGCATTTTAGACTATCCCAGATTATATGCTGGAGTTTCATTGATCGTTAGGAAGGCGCCCAGTGATTTACGAATTGGGGGCCAGGAAGGCGCCAGTGATTTACGAATTAGGGGCCGTCTAAAAGTCTGTTGTTTAGTTTCCAATACCCTGGGCCGTTTGCTTTAAACTCAGGGTTTAAGTCTGTGATCCGATTTTTAATACCGGGTTCTCTATATCACAGTTTTTCATATGTGGTGTTTTAGACCTTctgaaacaagaaaaaaatcgaTGCGACTTCCGGTGAATGGATTTGGTTGGACGCGGGAAAATCTCCGCTGCCTCGGGTTTAATTCCCTAATTAATCAGATCGAATTCTTTCATGTAGTTATTAATTTCCGAACTGGATTTACCATTTGCGTGTTTGTTGCCCGGTGACTTGTCTAGATCATTTGACATAATTGCGTTAAAATCTCCTCCTATTATAGCGTCGTTATCTAAATAGTCGTTTATTATCCAAAAAAAGCGAATCAAAAAAATTGGGTTATCGGATTTTGGTCCGTATACATTTGACAGTAGTGTAAGCCGTTTTGGTCCTGCCGAAATTGAGGCGATCAGGAATTTTCCTTCAGTATCGCTCTCTGTATGATGTACAGTCCAATTCTTTTCCGCACacgcattttaaaaatttctcaTCTTTTAACTTGCTTGAAACAATTTTATCACAGTCGCAgtgtaaaattttcttttggCAGTTCGTGTTATTGCAGGTGATGCTTGTTGTTTTGAGGGATTACGTTTAGATCGTGGCATGAACACATGACTGACCATGTTCCGCAGTAAAGGCATTCCAGTTTGTTGTCAATACAGTTTCTCTCGGGGGTGTATTTGTGGCAGCAGGGAGTTctgtttagtttttgtttacagcATAGACAGTTTGTGTACTTTGCATTTTTTGCTACAAGGAGTCAGTTCTGTAGATGTATCGATCGTTGGATTTATGGACAAAACCTTCCCGGTGCACAGTTTGTGtactttgcatttttttgctaCAAGGAAGCGGTCGTTGGTCGCACAGCAAGGTGTTGCCACCGAAAAGTCATTTCTGCAGATGTATCGATCGTTGGATTCATGGACAAAACCTTCCCGGTGCACAGTTTGTGtactttgcatttttttgctaCAAGGAAGCAATCGTTGGTCCCACAGCAAGGTGTTGCCACCGAAAAGTTAGTTCTGCAGATGTATCGATCGTTGGATTCATGGACAAAACCTTCCCGGTGACAATTACCACACTTCACTCCGTCATTTTCTCCACCGTGGCTTAAAGATTTTGGTGAAGGTTGATTCACAGAAGGGCTCTGGACCAATCTTCGTTTTCGTTTTGATGTCGTgataatatttgttgttttcgCATCGATTTCTGCAGGGGAATTTTCTTTATCGTCGAACTTGCCCGCGGGCTCACTAGTAATGTTCTTgataatatttgttgttttcgCATCGATTTCTGCAGGGGCATTTTCTTTATCGTCGTCCTTGCCCGCGGGCTCACTAGTCATGTTCTTATCAGGTAACGTGAGCGCGTCAGGAGCTCGAGGCGCGTTGGATACGCTTCTTGCTTGAGGCAGCGCGGGAAACtcgtttttttctgtttgggCGCGCTCGCAAAGTTTACCAGGTTTTTAATTGGCCGCTTTATGTTACGTAGAGTCCCTTCAACCCATATGTAGCTTGGCAGGGGGGATCTAACAATgtcatttttctttattaccGCAATTCTGGTTCCCAAGAGCTTTCCGTTTTTATCCTTTTTGGACCTTACCTCTTGCAAGGCTACTTTTGCAAAGCTTCAGCAATACCTTTGTTTTGGAGTGGTACCGGGACCCAACCAATCAAAACTTCAATATTTTCGCTCTCATACAGAAATGtatgtttgattttgttgtcTTTTCTCAATAAATCGAGAAGTTCCATCACGGAACCACAAACAGCAAGGCCTTTTCAATTTAACATTGGTGTTTCTCTTCGTTTCAGCAACTCGTATACATCCTCTCTCTTACATGGTTCCTCTGTCCGGAACTGGTGTTTCTCTTCGTTTCAGCAACTCGTATACATCCTCTCTCTTACATGGTTCCTCTGTCCGGAACCACAAACAGCAAGGCCTTTTCCATCATCGTGGCTCGATGGATGGTAGCTAGATACAAACGAACGTGGCAAATTCATGAAGGCGAACTTGAAGCGATCCAAGGTTAAAGCGATCAGCCAACACCGACCTGCGGAGTCCGACTTCTTACTGGCAGTAGAGATTACATGCACCAGTGGGATGTGCTAAAGGTTATAGACGGGGTCCTTTACCGTGTGTGGGCAACCGGTGACAGACAAGGTGACGTTAAGTATTTGTTGGTTGCCCCTAGGTGCCTGGGCCGGATTA of the Ciona intestinalis unplaced genomic scaffold, KH HT000164.2, whole genome shotgun sequence genome contains:
- the LOC113475225 gene encoding uncharacterized protein LOC113475225; the encoded protein is MTSEPAGKDDDKENAPAEIDAKTTNIIKNITSEPAGKFDDKENSPAEIDAKTTNIITTSKRKRRLVQSPSVNQPSPKSLSHGGENDGVKCGNCHREGFVHESNDRYICRTNFSVATPCCGTNDCFLVAKKCKVHKLCTGKVLSMNPTIDTSAEMTFRWQHLAVRPTTASL